TGGCGTCTGTTTTATTGATTGGGGAGCCGCCATCTTCGGTAATAAACCAGGATTTATTGACATAGCGAAGTCGGGCGACCGGTAGTTGGTGCGCCATGGCATATTGATACGCTTTCACTTCATGTAAGAATCGCTGCTCCGGCGTATCGGCACTATGTAATGCCAGCTTGCGAAAACGTTTGTTAACACGTGCCAGAGTGCTCAGCGTTCGGTTGAGAAGGTTTCGTTTGTCCTCACCGCGTTTTTTAAGCCAAAAGGTTTGCTCTGCCCAGCGAAAGTGATAGACGTAATTTTGTTTTTTCATTTTACTTATGATCACGTACTTTGTGTTGAGTCGTGAAACTATAAAACAGTGTACAATTGCAGCAAGATAAGAAAATTTCACAACACTTTGAATAGGGGAATAAAACCTGGAGTGTCTTTCGTTGAGGGTAACCTTATCTGTGACGGAGTCACTCAAAGGTAGCCGATCTGTAACCCTTTATTTATCTCGTCGCATCCTATCTTATCGGTGATAACCGACCGTAAACTTTTGGTATTTTCGCGGAACTACGCAAAGTGACAAACCGTGCTTAACTGAATACCAGCAATGTATACCTAGTGCACTATAACTAATTTCATGCTTTGCGAAATCATCATGAGTATCCCAATAGACTTCATATCAGTGGCACCAGACTAATAGCTTCAAACAGAAACAAGCACGGCGAAGCTGGGCAAAAACTGTAGTAGATAGTTGATTTTGATAGCAAAACTAGTTCGTACACTGAAACGTTTGTAGTAATGATTGCAACGATCCTAGAGTGGCGTCGGCTGGCTGACGATTAATGATGGCATTATCGAGTTCGGTACTAGCCATAGACCACCCGGACTTACTCACCGCCAGTGTGACCAATATGGTGGCCTGATTGGTACGGCCATCCCTGTACTGCTGGGCCTGTGGGAAGTGGTCAAGAGTTTAAATAGATGGTGGAGCAGGTGATAACAGGCCGGTCGAATGGGGTACGTCGAGTTACACCACGGTGATTGCCCTTAAAACGGATATTGGTTGGATAAAGAAAATCATTGAACAATTTGACGTCCAAAAAAGTTCATTAAAAACAGGTGGTTAAACTAATGTGCCAACTATTGTTCCTATTCCCGCTGCTTAGTAACTTTGGTATAAAAGTTAGACTCGTAATGAGTAACCTCGTTGGCGAATCCAACCTAGAAGGAAAAATCATGAAACAAACAATAAACATCATAGATGGTAGCGGAAGTCCAATTAGTCAATTTGAGTCTGACGTCGTGCCGCGCATAGGTGAATGGATTGCATTATCGGATTCAGCTTTCACTGGTTATTACGAAGTAAAGAACGTTCTGCATACATATTTTTTTGAAGGTGAATCCGCGGCTAGTAGCCTGGATGTTGCAGAAGTTGATATCTGGTTAGATAAAGTAGATGACAACAAGATTCCTCGTTATCTCTAATTAGCTTGCTGAATATTCAAAGCCCGCACAACGCGGGCTTTTTGCTATTTAAATTTAGTCGGGATCTAAGGTGCGGCGGTCATACGGGGACCACTACGAAACGGCAGTAAGTTCGGCTTGGTCGGGTAAATCTTGGCGTATTAAATGTGACCGTGTAACTCAAGCAATTGTTGGTATTCATCGCGCCAGATGGCAAAGGACGCTAATTCTTTGGGATTGAATTCGCGCCCGGTCGGCGTGATGAGTACGCCACGCGGTTCGTCAATGCGAAAGCCTGACCAGCAGATGTCGTTGGGCAGATAACCCAGCGTTTTGATCAGCAGCTTTTCCGCCATGGGATTAATGACGACAGAGCCATTGGGTCAGCGTTGGTGACCGGTTGCTCAGCGCCAGCAAATGTTGATGAAGCACGTAAAGATAACTGGAGTGCGCATGAAATCCAAAGGGAAACTTTGATAAGCTAACGTACATTGAATGTAACCAGGGTAAACCGGACAACTGTGCTAAGAAAGGAGCTGACGTCCCGCACCAAAGTTGAAGATGCTGTGGTGATCTTCTACGACAAACTCGGGCCTTTAACCGCGATGATGGCCATGCACTTAGCTTAACTCTGCGCAGCACTCGATAGACACTTCGGTCATCGTGTCGGTGTCAAAGCTGGCGCGTTAATGAATGAATGGGTTGAAACGATGAAAGAGCCAAATTTACTGGAGTCAAACTGCGTTCGGAAATCCCAGTCGATACCAAGTTCATTGGCTGGGTGATCTTATCAATGGCTTTGGACGGACTAATGTTGGTGGCTTACACCTCTTTAGATTAATTACTACAGTGCGCATTATGTACGTTATGTTAAATTATATTCGCTATTAAGAAGAGTACCTGTCTGAGGTACTCTTCTCTCTTTTCTGGTGGAAAGCTTTATGCGGTTTACGGCATGGTTTATTGAACATAACTGTATTTACCATAAAATAGCTAATAACTACTTTGCTATCTGCCGATATCAACCTGGTTATTAGCCGATTAACCGCCGGCTAATTTGACCTTAAAACCTTTCTTTTCCAGCAGCGCTTTAATTTTGTCGCGCATGTCGCCTTGGATCTCGATGTCGCCATCTTTTACTGAACCGCCGCAACCGCAGACTTTCTTAAGTTCCGCTGCCAAAAGTTTGAGTGGCGCGTCTTCCAGGTCCAGACCTTTGACGATACAAACGCCTTTGCCTTTACGGCCTTTGGTTTCTTTGTGAATACGAACGATACCATCACCTTTAGGACGTTCGGTTTTCTCTGGTTCCTGTTGAATTCGGCCGACTTCTGTCGAATATACAAGTGTCATAACAATCTACTACTTTTTTTGTTGGGCTTCAGCGCGCTGTCTAGCGAGTAAGTATGCCTCGATATGCTTTTGAATGGCAACTTTTGAGCCTTTAATTAAGCGTCCATTGAAAAAACAATACCAACCATTCGCTTCACCAGTGTCGTTCTTCAGAGCAAATCCGTTAAAGTTCTCCTGAATTCCGGCAGCAGCTTCCCGTTTACGTCCAACCGAATCGAACTCTTTCGGGTCGATGATCGAAGCGGTTTCACACCACCAGTCGATGCTCTTTTTTACCGCGGCTAAGTTACCAGTTAAAAGATGGTTCTTAATCTTAACTTGCCATATTTCCGTAGAATTGTTCGCAGATTGGAGGTTAAATCCTCGATAAGTCGCTATTGGCATAAGCATCTTTTTCTTTTGGTTACGGTTAATTAAATAATAATTGTATATTTCGTGTTAGCAAGTATATTTATTGGCAAACAAGTTAGTTATAGTGCGTGAGAATGAAAAAAAATCTAACTGTGATCACAGATCAAGCCATTGTAAAACAGAAGGTTAATGAATTCGGTCGCCTAGTCACTCGTGACCAACTGAATGAGCTGACTCAGCACCAGTACAGTGCAAACTCGTTACTGGCATTCACGAAAGATTGGAATATCTTCCTGGAATTCTGCATTTCTCGTTCGGTACGCCCTATTCCTGCTTCTGCGACGGCTGTTCGTCAATTCCTTGAGTTTGAGGCTCGTTCCAGAAAATACAGCACGATAAAGCGTTACGCGGTCACAATAAGCCTGATTCATACCTTGCTTAATCAGAAGGATCCGACAGCGACCAGCCAGGTAAAAACGACACTCACCTCATTACGACTTGAGAAACATGGTGACGATACTCAGGCAGCCAGCTTTGATCAACATCACCTGGATGACCTGTTTGAACTGCTCAATGATAATCCGGCGACCCGAGTTATCCGCGATTTGGCCATTTATCACGTTATGTTTGAGTGCGCATTGAAGCGGTCGGAGTTGAAAAAACTCAGCTTTGAGCAATTGGTTTGCCTGAGTGAAGACAGCGATGATTATGCGATTCAGTTTGGTGAAACGACCTATGCTTTATCGTCGCAGGCCAAAGTGACGCTATCACGTTGGGTGGCATTACTGCCCCAGCAACAAGGTGTGTTATTCCGTGCTATCGATCGCCACGGCAATATCTCCGCTGGAGCTTTGGATGACTCATCTATCTTCAGAATTCTGAGAAATGCTGGCGAATATCTGCAGCAGCCTGAGTTGAAATTCTCCGGCCATTCGGCGCGAATTGGTGCTGCACGTCAGTTGGCAAAACAAGGGTATAAAGCGAGGGATATTCAAGAATTCGGACGCTGGCTCAGTGCCGCGATGCCTTACCAGTACATAGGGAGTAAGAACACCGCGGAACAAGAAAAGCTGAAATTTGTCAGCTTTAAGCCGCTGGATTGATTACGCTTTTGCGCTCAGTGATGAGCGTACGCAATCGGCCAGGAATTCTGAAAATTTGTGGCCGTTATGTTCCAGCATTTTCGGGAACATAGAGATTGGTGTCATGCCCGGGAAGGTATTCACTTCGTTCAGGTACACGTTACCTTCCGGTGTCAGGAAGAAATCAATCCGAGACAAATGACGTAGCTTCATGTGGGTAAACACCTTACGCGCGACATCCTGAATCAGTTGTTGCTGATCATCGCTTAGATTTTGTGCTTCAACTTCAGTTCTCGAGTGGCTTGAAGCACTGTATTTTTCTTCATAGGTGTAGAACACATCTTCCGGTGCGATAATCTCACCAGGCTTGGTGATAAACAGTTCACCGTTCAGCTCATACGCGGCCACTTCCAGTTCGCGTGGTTTAACGGCTTTTTCAACCAATACCTGTTCAGAAAACTTAAATGCATTCTGGATAGCATCAGCAACTTCATGCTCTTTAGTGACCTTGTAACAACCTACTGAAGAGCCCTGGCGTGCAGCCTTGATAAACAGACTTCCCCCACTGACGAAAGGCCGCTAATGTATCCTGATACGCCTGCTCACTGTTTTCAGACAAGAAAAGATAAGGCGTGTTCGGAATGTTTAACGCGTCATACCAGAGTTTGGAGGTGATTTTATTGAAGCTGTTAGAACTCGCTTCCGGACCACAGCCTAGGTAAGGAATTCCGGCCAGTTCGAACATCGACTGAATATCGCCGGTCTCGCCCGGATAGCCGTGAATACAAGGAACCACAAAGTCGATCTTAACTGACAGCGCTTCACCGTTCAGTGTCGCCGAATTGGTATCCAGATAAACAATCTCACCGGCGTCGGTAAACCAGCCGTCTTGTTTCATTTCGACGCGAATAACATCGAAATCTGCAGTCAAAGCTAATTGCTGCTGAAGGTAGTTTGCAGAAACAAGTGACACTTCATGTTCAGAAGAGCCACCGCCACACAACAGTAAGATAGTGTTTTTTGTCATTGAAATCTTTCCGTGACATCAGGAATTATTAGCTGGCTATGATAATCAATTCGCGCTCAACTTACACCGTTCCTGCGAATTTCTCACACAATCATGGTTTAAATGGTCATAGAACAAACAATAAAGGGGCTTCCTGCCCCTTTAATCATGACTCGTCAGAGTTAGTTCAGTTTATTCAGCGTCGGGAACTGTGAATTTTTAATCGTATCGATGCTCTTCACGAACGGTTTAAGGGACTTAAATTCGCCCGGCAGAGTTGCGATTGCGGCCTCCGCTTCTTTACGAGTGGCGTAATCACCAAATAGCACGGTATACCATTTGGTGCCGTTTACGACTTTGTAGTTTTCCCAGATAGGCTGGCCGTTGCCAGGCAGTTTATTCGCAAACTCGTCGACTTTATTCTGAGTGCCAACCGCTACCACTTGAATGGTGAACCCGTAACGCGGGTTCATCGCCACCTGTTTCGCAGATGGGGGTGTGATAGAAACCGTTGGTTTTTGCTGAGCAGCAGGTCTTGTCTGAACTGTGTTGGTTGGCGCGGCAACCGGAGCCGTTCTGACAACATTCATTTCAACATTTTGCTCTGTCACGCCTTGTGCGGTGCCCTGTGCAGACACAACAGGCTGAGAAACCGGTGCGGCAGCGTACTCTTCAGTATGACTTTCGGTCGTTACGTCTGTAATGTAGCTCCCCGATGAACATGCACCGAGTAGCGCTGACAGGCCGACTATTGCAATTTTTTTCATGGAATCTTAAACACTCTGAGTAGAAAGTAATTAAATCATGCCGATAGCAGCGCTCAGAATCAAGCGCAGCAGTAGAATTATCATCGATATCCTGTGATTTATGACACAAAGTCGCATCACCCGCATGCTGTCAGGATCACAACCAGATTAAATACAGTAACAGAGGTATAGGTTATTGGTTAAGATATATCCACGTCATCTGTGCGCGTGTGAGCCTAATTCATGAATAATTTAAGCCAGTTATTGAAACCGAAATCC
This Vibrio ostreae DNA region includes the following protein-coding sequences:
- a CDS encoding SPOR domain-containing protein — encoded protein: MKKIAIVGLSALLGACSSGSYITDVTTESHTEEYAAAPVSQPVVSAQGTAQGVTEQNVEMNVVRTAPVAAPTNTVQTRPAAQQKPTVSITPPSAKQVAMNPRYGFTIQVVAVGTQNKVDEFANKLPGNGQPIWENYKVVNGTKWYTVLFGDYATRKEAEAAIATLPGEFKSLKPFVKSIDTIKNSQFPTLNKLN
- a CDS encoding DUF3319 domain-containing protein → MPIATYRGFNLQSANNSTEIWQVKIKNHLLTGNLAAVKKSIDWWCETASIIDPKEFDSVGRKREAAAGIQENFNGFALKNDTGEANGWYCFFNGRLIKGSKVAIQKHIEAYLLARQRAEAQQKK
- a CDS encoding tyrosine-type recombinase/integrase gives rise to the protein MKKNLTVITDQAIVKQKVNEFGRLVTRDQLNELTQHQYSANSLLAFTKDWNIFLEFCISRSVRPIPASATAVRQFLEFEARSRKYSTIKRYAVTISLIHTLLNQKDPTATSQVKTTLTSLRLEKHGDDTQAASFDQHHLDDLFELLNDNPATRVIRDLAIYHVMFECALKRSELKKLSFEQLVCLSEDSDDYAIQFGETTYALSSQAKVTLSRWVALLPQQQGVLFRAIDRHGNISAGALDDSSIFRILRNAGEYLQQPELKFSGHSARIGAARQLAKQGYKARDIQEFGRWLSAAMPYQYIGSKNTAEQEKLKFVSFKPLD
- the yciH gene encoding stress response translation initiation inhibitor YciH; the protein is MTLVYSTEVGRIQQEPEKTERPKGDGIVRIHKETKGRKGKGVCIVKGLDLEDAPLKLLAAELKKVCGCGGSVKDGDIEIQGDMRDKIKALLEKKGFKVKLAGG